Below is a genomic region from Candidatus Hydrogenedentota bacterium.
TTGGCTCTCGCCGAAAACGGAGGCATGGATCTACGTGATCGTGTTCGTGATCGTCGTGTTGACCATGGGTGTGGACGTGAGCCGGAACATGGCGGTATTCTGGATTGCGGTGATTGCGGCGGTCTGGTTTTTCGTGTTGTGGCTGCGGGGCGCCAAGGGATTCTTCCTTTTCGATCACATCGGCCATTTTTTTACACATTTGCAGCCGGGGTATTCGCGGGATCTCGGCTTTTTGATTAGTCTGTTTCTGTCGGTTGTCTATCTGATCATGATTGCCGCCGCGCATCTCAACGACAAATGGGTGTTTTCGCAGAACGAGATCGTCCATTACGCGGCGTTTCGGGGCACCACCTCGTTGGGGCGGGGCGCCAAGGGCGTGTCGGCCAGTTACAAGGACGCGTTTGAATTGGCGCTTTTGTTTGCGGGCGATATCGAAGTCAGGTCCGCCCAGGGAAACCGGGTCATGGCGCGGATGAAAAACGTGCCGTTCCTCTGGTTTCGCATGCGCAAGATTGACCGCATCCTGGAATCGTATGCCGTGACTCCCGGCATCGGCGACGAAGAGGGCGGCGAACACGGCGAAGAAGAAGTGATGTAGCGTTTCCCGGCGGAATCCATCGGGAGGAACCCCCGCATGCCATTGGCGTTTCCCTCGCACCAGGGGCTTATTGCGCCGCTCTGGCGCCGTTGGCCCCACCGTTTCAATGCGCCCGCGCTGTGCATCGGCGCCGCCACGCCCGATGTGGTTGACGGAATCGCGGGAGTTTTTCGGGGGGGATTGGGGCAGTGGTACGGCCATACGCTCGTGGGCCTTTTTCTGCTGGTTCTGCCGGCGGGCCTGCTGCTTTACTGGACGGCCGTTCGGCTCGGCATTCTGCTGAATCGCGCCGGGTCGGGGGCCAAGGTTGCCGCATGGATCCTGGGGGCGCGCAATCCCGAAAAGATGCCGTTTACCCGTGTGCGGCAGGCCGTCGCGGGCGTGTGTATCGGCGGATTCTCCCATCTGTTTTTCGATTTCATATCGCATGGAAATTTTCTGTGGTTTTACCCATGGTACGAAAATTCGCATTTCTTTCCGGCGTGGTGGCATGCCCGATGGTTTGAAATACCCTTGCCGGGCTATCGCAACCCGTATCCGGCGGGTCCGCACCTCGTGATATGGCTTTTCCTCAGTCTGCTGGGCACGGTGATGCTCATTTGGCCCTGGCGTACATCGCGCCGCGATCAATCGGTTTCCCGCGAAGTGGATTCCGCGATGAGATAGACGGGAAAACGCTTGGCGGCATCGAAAATGTGGGCGATGTATTCCCCGACCACGCCGAGCATAAAGAGGTTCAATCCACCCAGGAACGCCACGAGCGTGGCCAGCGAAGTCCATCCCTGACTGCCGCCGGCAGGGACGGCGCCGAAGGCCAGTTTGCGCACCACGATGAATGTTCCAAAGGCGAACGCGGCCATGGCGATTGAGCCGCCCATGTAAATCGCGAGGCGCAACGGCACTTTCGAGAAGGAGGTGATGCCGTTGACGGCGAAACCGATCATGGCGAACCACGACCAGTTCGTGCGGCCGGTTCGCCGTGCGGGCCGATCATAGGGAACGGATTCCTGCCGTCCGCCATACCACCCGCGCAAACCGCGAATGAACGGTGCGCGATCGTTGATGGAGAGGATAAACTCGGCGACCTTGCGATCGATTACGGCGAAATCGCCGCTGTCGGCGGGAATCGGCGTGTCGGCCAGGTAACCCAGAATGCGGTAAAAGGCATAATAGCAGGCCCGGCGCAAGAAACCTTCCTTGCGTCCGCGGCGGACCCCGTAGGCGACGTCGCATCCCTTTTGCCATTTGTCGAAGAGTGCGCGGAGGACTTCCGGGGGGTCTTGACCGTCGCCATCCATAATCGCTATGGCGTTGCCTCTCGCTTTGGCGAGTCCGGCGCAAATCGCCGCCTGTTGCCCGAAATTGCGGTTCAGCCGGTACCCGAAGACATCCCCGGCCTTGGCCGCTTCCTGCACAAGCGTCCATGTCGTGTCTGTGCTGCCATCATCCACGACGATAATTTCGTAGGGAACGCCCAAACCGGCAAGGACGGCCCGTACTTCGCGCAGCAAGTTCGCAATGCCATGCGCCTCGTTGTGGACGGGTATAACGACCGAATACTCCGCCATTGCGCCGCGTGCCCGCACTTCGCACACCCTCACGGTTCCCACGCAAGAAAAACAGGGCGGACCCCACGGCCCGCCCCGGCAAGAGCTATCAGGTCCGGCGTTTTAGATGCGCCGGTAGATTGCCTGCGGAATCTGCTGCTTGCGCTCGGTCAGGACCGCGCCGAACACCTTGCCCTTGGCCTCGCGCAGCATGTCAATTGCGCGTCCGACCACTTCCCGGCGTGTGCTGTCCGATCGAATGACAATGACCGTTCCGTCAACGGAACGCGCCAGCCGCAGGGTCTCGGCCGTTTGCAGCACCGAACCGAGATGGAAGACCACGAAGGTGAAGCGTTGCCGCAATTCGTCCAAGAAACTGGCCATGCGGGGCGAGTTCCACATGTAAAGTGGAATTTCCGACTGCGTGCCGCGTTCCAAAATGAACAAGTTGCCGTCGGAGATCAGCGCGTCGTCGAGGACGGTCTGATCCGTCAGGACATCAATCATGCCCATGCCGCCCGCAGCTTTTTTCTGGCCCGGTCCGCCCACGAAATCAACCAAGAGGACCTGTCCGCCCGAATCGCGGGCATGGGTTTCGGCCAATGCGCGCGCCACGCTCTGCGCGCCTTCGCCGCCCACGGCGCTCGTCACCTGAACGAGTTTTACCGGCGATTCCGGGTTGATGAACTCCAGGGCCGTACAGAGCCGTTCGAGTTCCTTGGGATTCAGCCGGCCTTTCGGGGCGCGGAAGAATGAGGCCAAAAGCGGGACTTCCAGATAACATTCGACATCTTCCGGGGTTTTGATCCCGTGGTCGAGATATTCAAGGAAGAAGGCCAGCGCCAGTCCGCCCACGATCCCCGCGATCAACGCAAAGACAAGGTTGAACAGTTTCTTCGGCTTGATCGGATCCACCGGCATCGTTGGCGAGGACACGACCTTGACGTTCGAGATCTGTTCCTGCGCCATCGCGTCCATGACGCGCGATTCCTCGAACTTCTGCTTGTAATACTCCAGCGACGCGGAATGGATCTTGACCTCGCGGTCCAGATTTTCCAGTTGCGAAACGACGGAATTCAGGTTCGCCAAGCGTTCGCCTATCTCGGCCAGTTTGGCTTCGGTGGTCCGCTTGACTTCCTGGATGGCGCCTTTGAGATTGTTGAGGGCTTCCGCCACTTCGCGGTTGCTTCGGATTAGGTTTGGATGTTTCGGGCCCAGCGTTTTACTGAGGCGGTTGCGTTCCGCCAGCAATTCCAGCAGGCGCATCTGCATTTCCGTCACGACCGGAGAGCCGGTCTGGCGGGACAGGATTTCGGTCAACGCGCTCTCGGACACGTTGTCGCCCACGGATTCCGCAGCCGTTTCGGTTTCCTGCATCTGCGACAGCAGCCGTTTCAGTTCGGTGTCCTGTTGCAGGAGGAGTTGCTTTTCGCCCTCGACATTGACGATCTGGTTCATGGCGCGGAATTCGTCGAGCGCGGCCTGCGCGTT
It encodes:
- a CDS encoding DUF4184 family protein; the encoded protein is MPLAFPSHQGLIAPLWRRWPHRFNAPALCIGAATPDVVDGIAGVFRGGLGQWYGHTLVGLFLLVLPAGLLLYWTAVRLGILLNRAGSGAKVAAWILGARNPEKMPFTRVRQAVAGVCIGGFSHLFFDFISHGNFLWFYPWYENSHFFPAWWHARWFEIPLPGYRNPYPAGPHLVIWLFLSLLGTVMLIWPWRTSRRDQSVSREVDSAMR
- a CDS encoding glycosyltransferase family 2 protein, yielding MCEVRARGAMAEYSVVIPVHNEAHGIANLLREVRAVLAGLGVPYEIIVVDDGSTDTTWTLVQEAAKAGDVFGYRLNRNFGQQAAICAGLAKARGNAIAIMDGDGQDPPEVLRALFDKWQKGCDVAYGVRRGRKEGFLRRACYYAFYRILGYLADTPIPADSGDFAVIDRKVAEFILSINDRAPFIRGLRGWYGGRQESVPYDRPARRTGRTNWSWFAMIGFAVNGITSFSKVPLRLAIYMGGSIAMAAFAFGTFIVVRKLAFGAVPAGGSQGWTSLATLVAFLGGLNLFMLGVVGEYIAHIFDAAKRFPVYLIAESTSRETD
- a CDS encoding polysaccharide biosynthesis tyrosine autokinase — translated: MKQRQIFLRDILAILFKRKLLIVSFAILVFAIVFVGNYVWPPTYESSARLRLTRGREVYQTDPSVMKSQENIAMIQMGQQDVNSEIDVIRSRDVLEQVAKDMGLDQPQPPAKNVLRQVYRTVKKAYLEGLYYLQIKSRPTPIQAAIEKLTDAIVVEPVRDSFLIDVRCRLGEPNMAHDVLAHLLDVYVQKRVAVFSNTKNSPFFQEQMDHASEALKNAQAALDEFRAMNQIVNVEGEKQLLLQQDTELKRLLSQMQETETAAESVGDNVSESALTEILSRQTGSPVVTEMQMRLLELLAERNRLSKTLGPKHPNLIRSNREVAEALNNLKGAIQEVKRTTEAKLAEIGERLANLNSVVSQLENLDREVKIHSASLEYYKQKFEESRVMDAMAQEQISNVKVVSSPTMPVDPIKPKKLFNLVFALIAGIVGGLALAFFLEYLDHGIKTPEDVECYLEVPLLASFFRAPKGRLNPKELERLCTALEFINPESPVKLVQVTSAVGGEGAQSVARALAETHARDSGGQVLLVDFVGGPGQKKAAGGMGMIDVLTDQTVLDDALISDGNLFILERGTQSEIPLYMWNSPRMASFLDELRQRFTFVVFHLGSVLQTAETLRLARSVDGTVIVIRSDSTRREVVGRAIDMLREAKGKVFGAVLTERKQQIPQAIYRRI